The genomic interval AACCATTACTCCAGAGATGATTGTTGAGAAGATATCCTCACTGTCATAACTATTATGCACGCATAGCATTTAATTCCTATATTTGATTAAAATAAAATACGTATGGCACCACAAAAAACATCATTACAAGAACTTTTAGGTATCACACACCCTATCATTATGGCACCTATGTTTTTGGTTTCTAATGTAGCGATGCTTAAAGCGGGGATGGAGAATGGAATTGCAGCATGTGTGCCAGCACTTAATTACCGTACCATAGAAGAATTAAGAGCAGCGATAACTGAGTTAAAAGCCGCAAAAGTACCTGGAGGCGCTTTTGGAATTAATCTTATTGTCAATAAATCAAACATGAAGTACCCCGCACAGCTAGAAGCGGCTTGTGATCTTGGGGTAGACTTTATAATCACTTCCTTAGGTTCGCCACAAAAAGTAATTGAAGCGGCAAAACCTAAAGGGATTAAAGTACTTTGTGATGTTACAGATCTTGGTTACTCTAAGAAAGTGGAGGCTATGGGTTGTGACGCACTTGTGGCTGTAAACAACCAAGCAGGAGGTCATAGAGGAAATATATCTCCAGAGAAACTTATTCGAGAATTAGATGAAAACTGTGCTATCCCAGTAATTTCTGCGGGAGGAGTGAGTACAAAAGCTCATTTAGACAAAATGATGTCCTACGGAGCCATAGGAGCAAGTATAGGAAGTCCCTTTATTGCATCTGAAGAAGCACCGGTTTCTGACGAGTATAAACAAGCTTGTGTAGATTATGGTGAAAAAGATATTGTGATGACTCAAAAGATATCAGGTACTCCTTGTACTGTCATTAACACGCCTTACGTTCAAAAAATAGGAACAAAGCAAACGTGGATTGAGAAAATATTGAACAAGAATAAAAAACTTAAGAAGTGGGTTAAGGCCATTCGCTTTGCAAAAGGAATGCGTGACACCACAAAAGCAGCTCAGGGAGCGACGTATAAGACCGTTTGGGTAGCTGGGCCTACCATAGAAGAAACGACAGCTATAGAGCCAGTAGCAACGATCATTAAAAAATTTATTTAAGAGAACGCTTTCGCGAAAGCGTAACCATTCGATCTTCTTTGCCTTTTCTCTGTACATAATCAGCGCTCGTCATGTACACGCAAGGAGAAATCTCATAATAAGTGCTACATAGCGCTTTGACAAGGGGCTACTTTCAATTTTCAAGTTCGCTTACACAGTGTACTTACTCCTATGCGATTTCTCGTCACTCGTGCCTCGTTCTGTCGAAATGACTTAGGGTTGTCATCTCGACGCAAGAAGAGATCACACAAGCAGCTCCACAATGTTAATAATATAAGCATCTACTTGTTTTCAGATTATTGCACACACAAAGTGTTTACTCTTATGTGATTTCTCGTCACTCGTGCTTCGTTCTATCGAAATGACTTAGGCTCGTCATCTCGACGCAAGGAGAGATCACGCAAGAAGCTCCAGGATGTTAATAAAATAAACATCTACTTGTTTTCAAATTATCGAACACATAAAGTGTTTACTCCTATTCGATTTCTCGTCACTCGTGCCACGTTTTGTCGAAATATCTTAGGCTCGTCATCTCGACGCTAGGAGAGATCACACAAGAAGCTCCAGAAGAGTTACTTTAAAAATTACATCAGCTTAAATAACCAAAATCTTTTAGATCTTCTGCAGTATGTACTTGGTTAGTCACACCATCTTTAATCACAAGGTTCTTAGTAGAAATATCTAATACATCTGTATAATAATGATCGGTGAGGATCATACCTTTCTTCTCTTTAAGTTTGAGTAGCAATGTCTTAATTTTATCTTTATACAGAGGCTCAATCATAGAAAAAGGCTCGTCTAGCATTAAGAAGGGATGAGGTAGGTTTGCAATGAGCAGTAGCTCTAGATAACGTAATTCTCCGAGCGAAAGAGATCCTGTTTTGCGGGAAGCAATTTTTTCAATAAAAGGCGCTCTAAAAATAATATCCTGGTCATTGCCTTCATAAAATAGCGGAATGATGTCACGCACTTTAAGATGTTTAGGTAGAAAGTGTTCTTGTGGTAAATACCCGATATGTTGCTGGGGAATTATGGAGGACTGCTTAATGACTATTTCATTAATTCTTAAGTCTAAGGTAGTCGCTTTTAATGTGCCGAATAAAATTTTAAGCAAGGTTGATTTGCCAGAACCGTTTTTACCAAACATTCCTAAAATCTCACCTTGTTTCAAAGAGAAAGAAACATCTTCTAGCACTTTTTTGGAACCAAAAGATTTGCGCGCATAATTTAGCTTTAACTCGCTCCTCATATAAAAAGAGCTAAAGTTATTGCTATAATAACCCCAATTGTAAAGTTTACAGCCCAAGTCTTAAGAATAAGCTCTTTTTTGGTAAATCCAAGATTGTAATACATATAATATTGCTGCTTTTGAAAATATCGAAAAGCAAGCACACCTAATCCCGTCCCAAAAACACCGAAGATGATAACCGTTCTTAGAAGCCAATCCAAAAGCCCATCTACCACCCCAGCACTTGCCAGTCCAAATAGGATACAAATTGCCATTGCAAATAGTGTAACGTCGCGGTAATATGGGAACATGTTTAAAAGTAAATAAATTTGTTTTATATAATAATCATGAAACTGCTCTCATAAAAATACTGAATAAACCTGCATTAAAATTACTTGTGTGACCAAAGTAAGACGCCCACATTACGATATTTTGAACCCATTTTTTCGTAAACCCTTAGATTTAATTCTTTAGTAGACCAAGCAGGATTATTGTCAAAAAACACATAGATGAACCCATTTCTTTCATTAAAAAGTGGTTTGGACATCCGGTAATTGTTTTCGTTATTTTCTGAAAAGTTTAATTGAAGATTATATTTACTTAACCTCACAGGTATTTCCATTTCCTTTTGTAACGTCAAGAAATCAGATTTAGATGGAAATACCTCAGATATGTCTTTATAAAAAATGCTAGGTGCTTTTTTTGCATTCATTCGAACCTCATCAATATCCCAATTAAAATCATATTCATTTTTAAGAATTTGATTTGTTAACGTTAGAGGGTGAATAGTTCTATTATTTAGAATAGGAGTTAAATATTCTAAGAATTCAATTTCCTGTGAATTCAAGTCTTTATAGAATGATTGAGATTTGCAGGAAGCCAGTAAAGCAACAGCAATAATCAAAAAAATCTTTATTGTATCTGTTCTCACTGTTATTTAGACTTAGAATAAGCAGGTATTATAAACTCTTCAACTTTTCTAGAAACATAATTTCCATTCTCAATAAAAACTTCCAACCTAGGAAACTCTTTATCCAAAATACGTATGATTTTTGGATTTATAAGACGTTCAATTTTAAATAAATTGCTCGTAGTATAATAGTCGCCATCTGTAATAAGAGATATAAAAATACTGAAATGTAGCTCTTCAGATTCACTCACATTTTTCACAGACACCTTACTTCATATATTTTAAACATCATCATGATCCACTACAATCGTAGCGCTTGTGGGATGTGCTTGACACGTGAGAATTAATCCCTCTGCCACCTCTGCATCTGTGAGGATTTGTTTTTTTTTCATCCCTGCGGTACCTTTTGTTACTCTAGCAATAAAGCTATTACAAACACCTCCTTGACAAGAGTGCGGTACATTGATTTATCTATTTCATAGTTTCTTTAATTAAAATCGTATCATTTTTTATAATACATGTATAGATACTATTTGTTGGGACTCCATTACTGTAGTATCCAAAGTTTTTAAAATGTTCCTCTAATCCTATTTTGTAATTTAGTTGATAACTACCATCTATGATAGGAACATCTATAAATTTTAAATTAACCTCTTTTTTTCCATTAGACTCTAAAGTATCAATATGAATAATGTTTGTGCCGTTTGAGATTTTTATATCAGTAATATATATAGAATTAGTATTCCATATTTCAAAATTGACTTCATTTGGCTCATTGTAGCATCCAATAATTGTAATGCATATTAAGATTCTAAATAGGGTTCTCACTGATTGGTTGGGATTAAACGTGTTGAATTTATAATACCGTGATTTCCATCATTAGGCGTTTGTGTTGATAAATTATCCCAGAAGTTCGGGTCATTGTTGTTAATTGGAGATAGATAAATCAAACTACCTATTAATAAACTCTGATAAACAGAATCAGAAAGTTCTTGATTAAACAAGATAAGCTTGTATGACTGCACTAGAGGTAAAACTTTAATAAATTAAGTAAAAACTATTAAGATTAAAATGATTAACGAACTTCTTAGATAAAATGTAAAGCTTAAAAGGCTAGATATCTTCTCGTTTCTAACACCCATATTCCATCTTCTCCTTTATTAAATATAGCTAAACTAAGTTGAGAATATCCTTCTCCTCCGGTAGTATATACATGTAAAGAATATTTCCTGTTATTTGAAAATAGAGGCTGTGCAATATATATATATGGCTTCTTTAATAAATCGTAAGCCTTTCTCTCTATTTTATGATACTCTTCTAATGAATTATAGCAAATATATTTTTCTTCATTTTCCGTGATATTTTCACAATCTATTACCTCCAGATTTTCAATTTGAGATTGCAATGTTTGCTTAGACGCTATTAAATGTTCCATAATGGATGCAGAAAAAGTATTCACATAGTGCAAGTAATTAGGATGGTTTTGATCTAAAACTTCTATAAAGTCTTTTAAACGTTCATTAGCATTAAGAACAACTTCTACCTTTCTGTCGGGTTGAAAGCTCTCGAGGTCATTTAAAGTGTTTTCTATGAATATAGTGACAACTTTTTGATTCTTAGGAGATGTTTTTGGTGTTGCACCACAGGAAAGTAATGTGTACAATATTATGTAAATAGTTAGTCGCATGGCTCTGAAGTATTAATATGACATCCTTTTTTTAAAGACCACTTTAATTTTTTGTAAAAGTGCACTTTGGATTTTTTTCAATCTTCTGGATCGATTGAGATTTGCAAGAAGCCAGTAAAGCAACAGCAATAAACAAAAAAATCTTTATTGTATCTGTTCTCACTGTTATTTAGACTTAGAATTAGCAGGTATTATAAACTCTTCGACTTTTCTAGAAACATAATTTCCATGCTCAACGAAAATTTCTAACCTAGGAAACTCTTTATCCAAAATACGTATGATT from Dokdonia sp. Hel_I_53 carries:
- a CDS encoding NAD(P)H-dependent flavin oxidoreductase, translated to MAPQKTSLQELLGITHPIIMAPMFLVSNVAMLKAGMENGIAACVPALNYRTIEELRAAITELKAAKVPGGAFGINLIVNKSNMKYPAQLEAACDLGVDFIITSLGSPQKVIEAAKPKGIKVLCDVTDLGYSKKVEAMGCDALVAVNNQAGGHRGNISPEKLIRELDENCAIPVISAGGVSTKAHLDKMMSYGAIGASIGSPFIASEEAPVSDEYKQACVDYGEKDIVMTQKISGTPCTVINTPYVQKIGTKQTWIEKILNKNKKLKKWVKAIRFAKGMRDTTKAAQGATYKTVWVAGPTIEETTAIEPVATIIKKFI
- a CDS encoding ATP-binding cassette domain-containing protein; this translates as MLEDVSFSLKQGEILGMFGKNGSGKSTLLKILFGTLKATTLDLRINEIVIKQSSIIPQQHIGYLPQEHFLPKHLKVRDIIPLFYEGNDQDIIFRAPFIEKIASRKTGSLSLGELRYLELLLIANLPHPFLMLDEPFSMIEPLYKDKIKTLLLKLKEKKGMILTDHYYTDVLDISTKNLVIKDGVTNQVHTAEDLKDFGYLS